Proteins found in one Labrus bergylta chromosome 8, fLabBer1.1, whole genome shotgun sequence genomic segment:
- the pogzb gene encoding pogo transposable element with ZNF domain isoform X1, with protein sequence MDTELFMECEEEELEPWQQVDDSVEEDEMEFMESYCEPMEDSLSPLPASETPPPSSPPSSTPAPTARSPQLVSVMPPLPPSYINSSSSSVPHLSSPSTPVSSAPPQMAQAPPLILTQTTGGTFLLPATPGSGNATPFLFTTQGFPVMNHGTPLLLNLQPGQTMQPLTLIQSPSLGQLVRPSVGLSPGQTKSGPAPSRCPTQPGSPFTAMQLPPTLTIHTSTPGSVKLKMANSLKLAGSPALPSGSANGVSRVMSLSRAPGSSPSVVTTSSVTSAPTSSPPRVVMSVEEFYYGTYEGDLSLRKPHPLGIKTSTFTCQICNHLAQNNLRLMQHMLLHSDLTGGGDADSRSCCKFCYRQFSSPAQLRSHQDQVHGTTLSSCMCRICEWAFDNEPAFLNHMKSNHKPGEMPYICQVCSYRSSFYSDVVQHFTSFHRDSRFLLCVFCLKVTRNPTSYQQHLLRHQVSQAFHCNRCRLQFVFLKDKMQHKLENHRSFRRPAQLEGLPPGSKVTIRTYGKIRPMMTSAGVRQLQSPSPLIQPINIKTEHPKSLIQRSPMSSKCPRSPTKRPISRRVPVHRSSFCEEERLLCLECGTDASDFSAHYPTHVRCLLCPYSSCCSRAYASHMIHHHVPRSKDGVLPLHRRPPPCVFMLCCSHCDFTPRSADQMAEHLLSNPEHYSATCQTRTFVEPDIQFCDGDERRPSEEKESINNNKELPDPSWRSADSWEHPTESSKFTILPFTQSSGPRHQLSKNSDAIDFFSLLFPAAIFDLITKETNAHAKTCRYLGSCSPDWVPITTHEVKGFIGLAILMGIQNLPDPTQYWSWSHFDNSYTFYRTMSFKRFKEIANNIRMGSFTTDEYRGTSRPSDPLHIFRPMLEILGDAMWNTYRANCCLTIDRALLPSLEEEEGCSAKGTPKTQPQVWLLCDSKSGYCHRFFIQGGDKGGQEPGFTVVPELVKGLEDNHHQIYLANSLTSVPLMQKLLDQGIYASSSFPPPNPILPRELWEEGQLEKPGDFLQRQFGPLLATRWRDTKEMGCLSTNAAPGEADTVWRRSQTKVGGLDPIDRPMAFRLLQENMRGVDICKQLLACNPLGGIPQDRHWRSLFWFLVNMSVVNAFIVLRESRKDNPPPWVQDGLFTQVNFRKRLGNQLAKCAQKYFETMEIASSRATRSEVTEEAVKQRHRMAKVSSISKRCRNCNLKNIRHESVYGCIICKANLCSLPSCFWEFHGMSPLNRGSTKVGFVKDRMSGAVVVDEVKHGEDDAMAPVEDFDFSDDERLEDFDDLDQECEEMNEDVAKEEKHLTSPVPSTTNSQILPAAVLSAPKERDDSLTARQLRIVLSALCDGVRQASRVFTTEIQLIGSWLKEARKRLRQNEQKLQTAGEDRMVAWVLSMHEQQLPITESNLFHKASTLKKKGAFSDSFRISYDWAVSFMVRHRLGIQTIGRSASLARTLPLSLEAKIKLFRDFTKKVFQVQKLSDRTVAIMDELSLFVDLRLVQDKSCRSDAVELTGTLPLVTVYLTVLADGTMLPSLVLVNRQLAARILPEFILLEAKPEGLSVEDALDLWTNKVWLQYVSGLTEPTKSILVLDRHREHLGETLLTAISGSGTLPAVIPGGCSLHLQPLEVCMKPILQRFLLSRWAKYIAANPRELEETSPNQLQANVAQKLVDWLVEGITRLHQLPQLWKRSFDLTGLLPERKEQEVKDKEENETQSKKPEDIQSELLMTLTETLLGTEALEAYSPEVPELEDTEEEDQDHGDGQEKSQEKQEDVEKETKKDKEELGIETQDNIKKMEEKTKEGQEEGREKPGAESNKYIEDKKEIRKLEEDSKDEGKETKQAREEGVKKLEEDSEEEGKEIEEDSKEISKERRETRIVIGEEVGDEWKIKSRTEGVEADSEDNDRMDER encoded by the exons ATGGATACAGAGTTGTTCATggagtgtgaggaggaggagctggagccatggcaacaggtggACGACAGCgtggaggaggatgagatgGAGTTCATGGAGAGCTACTGCGAGCCAA tggaggactctctctctccactgccTGCCTCTGAGACTCCGCCCCCAAGCTCCCCTCCATCCAGCACACCTGCtccaacag cTCGTTCTCCTCAGCTCGTCTCCGTgatgcctcctcttcctccctcctacATCaactcctcttcatcttcagtgccccacctctcctccccctccacacCTGTGTCTTCAGCCCCACCCCAGATGGCTCAGGCCCCGCCCCTCATCCTTACACAGACAACAGGGGGGACGTTCCTCCTCCCAGCAACCCCGGGGTCTGGCAACGCCACGCCCTTCCTGTTCACCACACAG GGTTTCCCAGTGATGAACCATGGCACTCCTCTTCTGCTGAACCTGCAGCCGGGTCAGACGATGCAGCCGCTCACGCTCATCCAGT CCCCCTCATTGGGTCAGTTGGTACGTCCCAGTGTGGGCCTGTCCCCAGGACAGACCAAAtcaggccccgccccctccagATGCCCCACCCAGCCTGGCTCCCCCTTCACAGCCATGCAGCTGCCCCCCACACTGACCATCCACACCAGCACGCCAGGATCCG ttaagCTGAAGATGGCCAACTCCCTGAAGCTGGCAGGATCCCCCGCCCTTCCCTCTGGCTCGGCCAATGGCGTCTCCAGAGTGATGTCATTAAGCAGAG CTcctggctcctccccctctgtggTCACTACCTCCAGTGTAACCTCGGCGCCGACCTCCAGCCCCCCCAGGGTGGTGATGAGTGTGGAGGAGTTTTATTACGGGACTTATGAAGGCGACCTGAGTCTGAGGAAGCCACATCCACTGGGGATCAAAACGTCCACCTTCACCTGTCAGATCTGTAATCACCTGGCCCAGAACAACCTGAG gttgaTGCAGCACATGCTCCTGCACTCTGAcctcacaggaggaggagatgctGATTCGAGGAGTTGCTGTAAGTTCTGTTACCGTCAGTTCTCGTCTCCGGCTCAGCTGAGGAGCCACCAGGACCAGGTGCACGGCACCACCCTCTCCTCCT gtatGTGTCGTATTTGTGAGTGGGCGTTTGACAACGAGCCAGCCTTCCTAAACCACATGAAGTCCAACCACAAACCAGGTGAGATGCCCTACATCTGCCAGGTGTGTTCGTATCGCTCGTCCTTCTACTCAGACGTCGTGCAGCACTTCACCAGCTTCCACAGAGACTCTCGCTTCCTGCTGTGCGTGTTCTGCCTGAAGGTGACCAGAAACCCCACCAGCTACCAGCAACACCTGCTGAGACACCAG gtgagcCAGGCCTTCCACTGTAACAGGTGTCGTCTGCAGTTCGTCTTCCTTAAAGATAAGATGCAGCACAAACTGGAAAACCATCGCAGCTTCCGTCGACCAGCTCAGCTAGAAGGACTGCCGCCGGGGTCTAAGGTGACCATCAGGACCTATGGGAAGATCAGGCCTATGATGACATCAGCAGGTGTCAGGCAGCTACagagcccctcccccctcatcCAGCCAATCAACATCAAGACAGAGCATCCAAAGTCTCTGATCCAGAGGAGTCCCATGTCCTCCAAATGTCCTCGATCACCAACCAAGAGGCCGATCAGCCGACGAGTCCCCGTCCACAG GAGTTCTTTCTGTGAGGAGGAGCGCCTCCTGTGTTTGGAGTGTGGGACTGATGCCTCGGACTTCTCCGCCCATTACCCGACACACGTCCGCTGCCTGCTGTGTCCGTACAGCAGCTGCTGCTCCAGAGCGTACGCCTCTCACATGATACA tcACCACGTGCCCAGATCCAAAGACGGAGTTCTTCCTCTGCACAGACGACCTCCTCCATG CGTGTTCATGCTGTGCTGCTCGCACTGCGACTTCACGCCTCGCTCTGCTGATCAGATGGCGGAACACCTGCTGAGCAACCCAGAACACTACAGCGCCACCTGCCAGACCCGCA CCTTCGTTGAACCAGATATCCAGTTCTGTGACGGAGACGAGCGGCGTCCTTCAGAGGAGAAGGAatcaatcaacaacaacaaggagtTACCTGACCCATCGTGGAGGTCAGCAGATAGTTGGGAACATCCAACAGAAAGTTCAAAGTTCACCATCCTGCCGTTCACACAGAGCAGTGGACCTCGACATCAGCTGTCAAAGAACAGCGACGCCATCGACTTCTTCAGTCTGCTCTTCCCTGCCGCCATCTTTGATCTGATAACCAAAGAGACCAATGCTCACGCTAAGACCTGCCGCTACCTGGGCTCCTGCTCACCTGACTGGGTTCCCATCACCACACATGAGGTCAAAGGTTTCATCGGCCTGGCGATCCTGATGGGGATCCAGAACCTCCCCGACCCTACACAGTACTGGTCCTGGAGTCACTTTGACAACAGCTACACTTTCTACCGCACCATGAGCTTCAAACGCTTCAAAGAGATCGCTAACAACATCCGCATGGGCAGCTTCACCACAGACGAGTATCGAGGCACCAGCAGGCCCAGTGACCCTCTGCACATCTTCAGACCCATGCTGGAGATCCTGGGTGATGCCATGTGGAACACCTACAGAGCCAACTGCTGCCTGACCATCGACAGGGCTCTGCTGCCcagcctggaggaggaggagggctgcaGTGCAAAGGGAACCCCAAAGACTCAGCCTCAGGTGTGGCTGCTCTGTGACTCAAAGTCTGGCTACTGCCACCGCTTCTTCATCCAGGGTGGGGACAAGGGGGGCCAGGAGCCTGGTTTTACAGTGGTCCCTGAGCTAGTGAAGGGTTTGGAGGACAATCACCACCAGATCTACCTAGCTAACTCCCTCACTTCTGTCCCCTTAATGCAAAAGCTTCTAGACCAGGGCATCTACGCTTCAAGCTCTTTCCCCCCACCCAACCCCATCCTGCCCAGAGAGCTGTGGGAGGAGGGTCAGCTTGAGAAACCTGGGGACTTCCTACAGAGGCAGTTTGGTCCTTTACTGGCCACCCGCTGGAGAGACACCAAGGAGATGGGCTGTTTGTCTACGAATGCTGCTCCAGGTGAGGCGGACACCGTTTGGAGAAGATCTCAGACCAAAGTTGGCGGTCTGGACCCGATCGACCGGCCTATGGCCTTCCGCCTCCTGCAGGAAAACATGCGAGGGGTCGACATCTGCAAGCAGCTGCTGGCCTGCAACCCGCTCGGAGGAATCCCTCAGGACCGACACTGGCGCAGCCTCTTCTGGTTCCTGGTGAACATGAGTGTGGTCAACGCGTTCATTGTGCTGCGGGAGAGCCGTAAGGACAATCCACCACCGTGGGTGCAGGACGGCCTTTTTACTCAGGTCAACTTCCGCAAACGTTTAGGCAACCAGCTCGCCAAATGTGCTCAGAAATACTTTGAGACCATGGAGATTGCCAGCTCCCGTGCCACAAGGTCAGAAGTGACAGAGGAGGCAGTCAAACAAAGACATCGAATGGCGAAGGTCAGCAGCATCTCCAAACGATGTCGGAACTGCAACCTGAAGAACATCCGCCATGAGAGCGTGTATGGCTGCATCATCTGCAAAGCCAACCTGTGCAGTCTGCCCAGCTGCTTCTGGGAGTTTCATGGCATGTCCCCATTAAACAGAG GATCGACAAAAGTTGGCTTTGTGAAGGACAGAATGAG TGGAGCTGTAGTGGTGGATGAGGTTAAGCACGGCGAGGACGATGCGATGGCCCCTGTGGAGGACTTTGACTTTTCTGACGATGAAAGACTGGAGGATTTCGATGACCTGGATCAAGAATGTGAAGAAATGAATGAAGACGTTgccaaagaagagaaacatttgACGTCTCCTGTGCCGTCAACAACCAACAGTCAAATCCTACCAGCAGCCGTTTTGTCCGCCCCTAAAGAGCGAGACGACTCCCTCACCGCCCGTCAACTGAGGATTGTGTTATCCGCTCTGTGTGACGGAGTCCGGCAAGCCTCCAGGGTCTTCACCACAGAGATTCAGCTCATTGGGTCCTGGCTGAAGGAGGCCAGAAAACGTTTGAGGCAAAATGAACAGAAGCTTCAAACAGCCGGCGAGGACCGCATGGTGGCCTGGGTGCTGTCCATGCATGAGCAGCAGCTTCCCATTACTGAGAGCAACCTGTTCCACAAGGCGTCCACCCTGAAGAAGAAGGGTGCGTTTAGTGACTCTTTCCGTATCTCCTATGACTGGGCAGTCAGCTTCATGGTGCGGCACCGACTCGGCATTCAGACCATCGGTAGGTCGGCCTCTCTGGCTCGCACCCTGCCTCTTTCTCTGGAGGCTAAGATCAAGTTGTTCAGGGATTTTACCAAGAAGGTGTTCCAGGTCCAAAAGCTCTCAGACAGGACTGTAGCTATAATGGatgaactctctctctttgtggaTCTGAGGTTAGTTCAGGACAAGTCTTGTCGCTCGGATGCTGTGGAGCTCACTGGAACTCTTCCTCTGGTCACTGTGTACCTGACCGTGCTGGCCGATGGCACCATGTTGCCGTCCCTGGTGCTGGTAAACAGACAGCTAGCTGCCAGAATCCTGCCAGAGTTCATTCTTCTTGAGGCCAAGCCAGAAGGTCTGTCAGTAGAAGATGCCTTGGATCTGTGGACGAACAAGGTGTGGCTCCAGTACGTGTCTGGTCTCACTGAGCCCACTAAATCCATACTGGTGTTGGACCGACACAGGGAACACCTGGGAGAAACATTGCTTACTGCCATTAGTGGATCGGGGACCCTCCCTGCGGTGATTCCTGGAGGCTGCTCCCTCCATCTGCAGCCTCTTGAGGTCTGCATGAAGCCCATTCTGCAGCGATTCCTTCTATCACGTTGGGCAAAGTACATAGCTGCTAACCCGAGAGAGCTGGAGGAAACATCACCAAACCAACTCCAAGCAAACGTGGCCCAGAAGCTGGTGGACTGGTTAGTTGAAGGTATAACACGCCTTCATCAACTCCCACAGCTCTGGAAGAGGTCGTTCGACCTCACAGGCCTGCTGCCTGAGAGGAAAGAGCAGGAAGTGAAAGATAAAGAGGAGAATGAGACACAGAGTAAAAAACCAGAGGACATCCAGTCAGAGCTCCTCATGACCCTGACAGAGACCCTGCTGGGAACTGAAGCTTTGGAGGCATATTCTCCTGAGGTTCCTGAGCTGGaagacactgaggaggaggatCAAGATCATGGTGACGGGCAAGAGAAATCACAGGAGAAACAGGAGGATGTGGAGAAGGAGACAAAGAAGGACAAGGAGGAGTTAGGCATAGAGACACAAGACAACATCAAGAAGatggaagagaaaacaaaggaagGACAGGAGGAGGGCCGGGAAAAGCCAGGAGCCGAGTCCAACAAATATATAGAAGACAAAAAGGAGATTAGAAAGCTGGAGGAAGACAGCAAGGATGAAGGGAAGGAGACAAAGCAGGCCAGGGAAGAAGGAGTGAAGAAGCTTGAGGAGGATAGtgaggaggaaggaaaggagatAGAGGAGGACAGTAAGGAGATTAGCAAGGAGAGACGAGAGACTAGGATAGTGATAGGAGAGGAGGTAGGAGATGAATGGAAGATAAAGAGTAGGACCGAAGGCGTGGAGGCAGACAGCGAGGACAATGACAGAATGGACGAACGCTGA